The sequence below is a genomic window from Theobroma cacao cultivar B97-61/B2 chromosome 6, Criollo_cocoa_genome_V2, whole genome shotgun sequence.
TGTTGGCTGGCAGAAGGCAGTCTCACAAATTGGACCCAATTTTGTATGGTAAGTACTATTACCTCTTTCAGTCTCTTTTATTGCTCTTGCCTCATTCCTACGTGATGTGATTATTTTACttcaaaataagttttttttcctctttcaaTCTGTTGCTAAGAAAAAATTGTGGTTCTAAATTTTTACAGGTGGGTGGTAGCTCAGAGCGTCTTCTACCACTTGTATAATCAGGTTTCATACATGTCTTTGGATCAAATTTCTCCCTTAACATTTAGCATCGGAAATACAATGAAGCGAATTTCGGTTATAGTCTCCTCCATTATCATCTTCCACACACCCGTCCAGCCGGTCAATGCCATTGGAGCTGCCGTTGCAATCCTTGGAACCTTCCTTTATTCACAGGTATACTCCCTTCTCTCTTTACGCAACTTGGGAGGGACAAACTCGTCAGAATGGCCTTTCGATATCCTTTTGGGCCAGCACTACTGCTTTTTAAACCGATGATACTGCTAACTTGGCTTTGAATTTTGAGTTAGGCTCTTCAAAAGAATTGGACTTCAATTTCCAACTCGTTCTTGTTTTAAGCTTGTATGCTCACGATTTCAATCCACTGCTATTTTAGTTCAGTGATTAATTCGTTAATTATGTATGATTGGAGCAGGCAAAGCAGTGAGAACAGTGAAGGGTTTGAAGATTTTGGTGAACTGACCTAAACGATAAAGAGAGGCTCATGAGATAACTTGGAAGGAATTTAAGATTGATGTTGCGGAATGGACTTTATTTCGATGTACCGCACGGTATTCCCTCTTCAAAATTGAAGCAACAGTTTTATTAATAGTCTTGTTACGTGCTGATACTACCAActagtaattttatttaaatttctttcatttttgtaGGCCCTGCTATATGTTTTGAGCTATAACATAACCATTAATCTACTGAGTTTCAtgatcaatttcttttcattattatgaataaaatgtaGAAACTAAGGCATAACTAAGGAAaaaaagtaaacaaaaaatGCCTAAAATGAAGTCAGCAGAACAATCATGAGGTGACCCAGAACTTTGGgcataaaagttttttttgaaaagtattttCTCGCTTTCGAAAAAGAGGATTCTTTTGTGGCACATTGCATGTATAAAAGCAAGCAGGGAGGAGGAAGTTAGTAATCAGAAAAGCTTTGATAAACCCAACCAATATGGAAAAGGGCACGTGAGACAGACAGATAAGTACATGTTAGTGTGAAGTTGGTACGACCATAGGTGGCCACGAAAATTAGAACTCTCCCATGATTGCTAATATTTGTCCCTAACGGTTACACACTTTAAAGGAAACACCCCCCGAGAGTTTCGGTTCTCTGATCTCTCTGCAATCTCTTCttttactctctctctctctctctgttttACTCAGTCTTTTTTACACCCAGCAAATCCGCTCATATCAGACCTGTTCAGGTCAACACGTTACCTATTAGCTATTTCAGTTTCAACAATTTCCTCTCTCCTTCCTTTAACCATTTCATGATTTTCATCATATTTCCTTTCCATCCTTCACCGAAATTCTTCTTTGCTTTCACCAATCATCTACTACAAACCAATATACTGGTAATTTCCACGGTTTTGTTGGGGTGGTTTCAACCATGACCCTTAAGGGTGGCACCGCCAGTGCCTGTGCCGCGTGCAAGTACCAGAGGCGGAAGTGCACTCCCGAATGTCCCCTTGCTCCTTATTTCCCAGCTGAGCAAGCCAGGGTTTTCCAAAACGCTCACAAATTATTTGGCGTAAGCAACATTCTTAAGATATTAAAGAACCTAAATCCTGCCCAACAGGCTGAGGCCATGCGTTCTATCAAATACCAATCCAATGTGCGCGACCAATTCCCTGTTTATGGATGCTTAGGGGTCATTCGTCAGTTACAGTATCAAATTCAGCTGGTTGAAGAGGAACTTCATGCAGTGCATGCACAGCTTGAAATGTACAGGCAACATCATCAGATATCTTCGATTGCTGATGATGTGCCTTCACAGCTAGAACTAGGCATGGCACCGCCTAGTAATGCTCTCCCTCTCTTCAATCAGGTCCCACAACAGCATTACAATTCCCTGGCTGCTTTGCCGGTTTCAATGCAGCACTCTTACTCTAATAGCAGTAATGTTGATTATAGCTCTTCTTACATGGATTCCAAGGAGAATGTGGCAAATTCTTTGTGGGTTCAACATCCTTTTGCCACGAACAATAACACCGATAATGGCAGTACAATGGCAATACAATCTCAGCTGGTTGCCCCTCAGACCGTGGCTGTCCAACAGCAAGTTGTTCAAGATTATGATGAAATCCATCCATTTTTCGATGCCATTGACGACAGACAGTCTTATATTGATTCCAAAGAACCCTACGAATCAAGGTACCTTTCTAATCTAATTCTCTTGTGTTACGTCCTCTGAGTAAATTGTCTTCGTACATTATTTCCTGACGGCTGAATTTTGATGCAGCTCTGAAGAATCATTGAAAGACACAACACAATCTGTGGAACATGTTGCGGAAAATGAATTGAAGAGTGCTGCCGCTTGCTTCAGTCTTACCAGTGTCAACTGATCAACAATCACAAAGAGGCCACAGAAAAAGTAGTGCGAGTTccatattcttttcttttcttctattttttttcttccccgGATTAGATCGTACATAGTATAGTACGTTCAACAATTTTGATCTTTGTTTATTCCATTTCAAAACATTAGCAGTTGTAATTATTCAGcaaaatataataatcaaAAACCGAAACCGCTCAGCTGAGCACAATCCACAGATTACACCATGGGTGGTTTGCGGTTTCTCAAAGGCTCACCTCCATGCTGCATTGGCGAGGGGATGCAGCCATACTATGCTGTTTTTCTAAAATCTGGAGTCAATTCTCTTCTGCTTTAATTGCTGATATTCATGCCAAACACTATCCTTTACATCTATCAAGTCACTTTTAGCTACGAAAAccatatatgttttttttgaCACTGATGTGAAAAGGAAGTAACACCAACACTTACTGTTGATTAAATCAGagcagaagaaaggaaagaaaaaaaaacacccCCCGCTATACCACAAGTCCGACGTGCAATTTCTCACTGTTGAATCGAAATTAGTGGCAGAGGTACTCAAACTGTCATGTTGTAATTTATTAATGGGACATAATTTATTACAAGCATCGCCTGCTATATCACAATTCATGTTGCAATTACTGAGAATGAACCATTTgattagatacttaatttacTCTTCGTGGTTTATGCTGATTGGTTTCTTTGATCCTGTACTAATTAATGATTATGGAAACAAATTTCAATCGATGTGATTCTTCGGGTAATGTTGTCCGCTAATATTCAGATAGCATTTGGCCAAAAGAATCAATTTAATCATTTCTTTTTGCTGTTTTCCCTTTTACCTCAccatttttattcttgttcCTTCACACCACGTCAGCCCTCTCACAAATGCATGATGggattcttgttttcttgccaAAACTGTTGCGCCATTATTGGATGTTTGTTCAACCCATTATTCAATTCCATATTCTTACTGGGATTCTGCAACTATATATGTGCTCAGTCAACTTTGGTAGAAATGTTAAAGAATGAGAGGGTGTTGCTGCTATTAAagaaatgttaatttttttccatatCAAAGCTTAAATTTATTGGAATGATCTTAGTGCACAGTTTCTTTTAATAGTTTTTGATCTAGTTGCTAATGAGCAAGGGTTGGCCTGAAGCCAAAGGTACTTTTTGGTTGCAGTTCTGGTTTTGCTAACGATGGTTGTTAGGCTTTTGTCGTTGTCAGCTGTTGCATGACGCTACCATATTGTGCAAAGGGTACTTAACCAGCAGACAAGTAAGTTTTGGCTGATACCGAATGGCAATTACTAGTGTTGTCATCAACAGGGCTATGCTTTTTtacacttttctttcttttctgtaTAAATTCTCCACCCCTGCACCAGGTCATTTCGAACCTGACATTTTTGTTCAGTGACATCTCATACTGGTGAAGCAGGGTTTCTTGTTTTCAGTTATGAAGCTCTCACATTTATATCATGCTCTCTTTGTGTTAGAGATGTGTTTCTCACTTATAATGGTGTTATGTAATCCAGTGTCTCTAAAGGAAAACCTGGATTCATCTCCATTCCCCAGTAGTTTCCTCTTCGGAACAGCCTCTTCATCTTATCAGGTTTGTTGCCTTTTATCTCAACCTCTCTCACTAACAGATCAGAATCATTTTGTTCTGGTCCTTATGGATTGTCAACTTTGTTTCATACATACTTTTCCAGTTTGAAGGAGCTTACTTGAGTGATGGCAAAGGCCTGAACAATTGGGACCTGTTTACTCATAAGCCTGGTTGGATTGCTTATTTTATACAAGTTCAATGCCCTGTCTTCCATGTTTTGGTTTCTTTGGTGCTCAACACATAACAGTTTTGTGGGCTTGTTACAGGAAATATTATGGATGGAAGTAATGGAGATGTTGCTGTTGATCATTACCATCGATACCTGGTAACCTTTTTTTCTCCTGCTATAAGCCTACTTCAACTAGCCCAACTCTCTAGAATTCCCAAGCATGTAAAGATCCTGAAGCTTCAAAATGGACTGTATACTCTTCAAATATGTAGCAGATTTGCTTCAGAAAAGAACCATGAAATTGGCTTCCCTGTTAGGAAACACTCTTTGTGGCAAAGCCATGAATCTGTGGTTTAGATTTATGTCATAGTCAGATTGGATTCCtccaaaatgaataaaaaaagagcaacaagccaagaagaaaagaggcaAAAAATGTGTTTGGCATGCTTTTACAGACACGTGTTTCATATTCTCattgaaggaaaaaaggtATAATCTTCTATACTGatatgaattatgaggttaaaatgataatttgatGAAAGCGGTGGATGTAGACATGACTACATGAACCACACCATAGATTCGCCTAAAGCTATGATGGTTGGATTCCTAAAGTTTGAGCCCGcttgtcttttttctttgccTTGAAGTTCTCATTGGTTTGTATTATTGCAGCCAGACTATTCGTCTGtttcttgatgaaaatttaGTAACTGATGCTTTTCTGCTAAAGGTAAATGCATTTGGACAGAGAAAAATAATAGCCCCTGTCGCAGAATTTACAGTGTTTAAGGGGCTGGAAATCTTTGATCTAACAAAAAAGCAAACAGATTGGAAGTTACAGGAACTACTCTGTATATGATTCTATTGCCAAAATTCTCAATACAAAATGATGGCAAGGGTGATGATTATTCTGGTTTCTAATGATGATGAAACAGGAAGATTTGAATCTCATGAATTACATTGGGGTCAATAGCTACCGCTTCTCCATTTCATGGGCAAGAATCCTACCGAGTGAGTTTTGTTTTATCAAAGTGGAAGAGTTTGATATGATTTGCAATGCTGTTTTAGTTTCTAGCTCACTCTTGAATTGACATTTGGATGCAGAGGGAAGATTTGGAAGTGTTAACAAGGCTGGCATCAATCACTATAACAAACTCATTAACAGTCTTCTGGTTAGAGGTCACCCTCTAGTTATTCTACCTTAGAATAATCATCAATTCCCTGATCCATATATGGATTCTAAtaagataattttactttCTTCTGTCTCAGGAATCAAACCCTTTGTGACTTTGACTCATTACGACATTCCTCAAGAACTTGAAAACAGATATGGGGCATGGCTAAGTCCCCAAGTGCAGTAAGTGGCATTAATCTCTGACAGACAACCCCTTGTCTGCTATTATATcatcatctaccttatttggGGATCAAATACTTTTCAGGGAAGATTTCAAGTATTATGCAGATATATGTTTCAAACATTTTGGAGATAGAGTGAAGTACTGGGTAACCTTCAATGAACCTAACGTTGCAGTAATCCGTGGTTATAGATCAGGACTTTACCCACCTTCTCGTTGTTCAAGCTCGTTTGGGAATTGTAGCAGTGGCGATTCTGAGAATGAGCCTTTTGTTGCAGCCCACAACATCATCTTGTCCCATGCTGCTGCCGTTGATATTTACAGAACCAAATACCaggtaaaatggaaaaaataacCCCAGGTTCTTGAACTGCTTCTTCTTATCTAATAGTCTAGCTACTTTTACTTGTGGAAGATCATAATGTTTCTTCGTAAATATCTAGAAACAACAAAGAGGTAGCATTGGCATTGTTATGAATGCCATCTGGTATGAACCTATCAGCAACTCCTTCGAAGACAAACAGGCAGCTGAGAGAGCTCAATCTTTCTACATGAACTGGTAAGAACTTTAACAGtcacaaatatatatatattcagaATAGTTAGTCCTCCGATGTATTAACTGATAGAGCTTCAAGACTTGCGCCGACTCTATCTAGAAGTTCAATGCAGGTTCTTAGATCCAATCATATTAGGGAAATATCCTCTAGAAATGCAGGAAATTCTGGGGTCCGATTTGCCTGTATTTTCAAATCATGATCAGAAGAAGCTGAAGAGTGGACTGGATTTTATTGGTGTTAATCACTATACCTCTTTCTACATTAGAGACTGCATGTTTTCTGTGTGCGAACAAGGACCCGGAAGTTCTAAGACAGAAGGCTTTGCCTTAAGAACCGCACTTAAGGATGGGATCTTCATAGG
It includes:
- the LOC18597113 gene encoding LOB domain-containing protein 27; this encodes MTLKGGTASACAACKYQRRKCTPECPLAPYFPAEQARVFQNAHKLFGVSNILKILKNLNPAQQAEAMRSIKYQSNVRDQFPVYGCLGVIRQLQYQIQLVEEELHAVHAQLEMYRQHHQISSIADDVPSQLELGMAPPSNALPLFNQVPQQHYNSLAALPVSMQHSYSNSSNVDYSSSYMDSKENVANSLWVQHPFATNNNTDNGSTMAIQSQLVAPQTVAVQQQVVQDYDEIHPFFDAIDDRQSYIDSKEPYESSSEESLKDTTQSVEHVAENELKSAAACFSLTSVN
- the LOC18597114 gene encoding beta-glucosidase 47 isoform X3, whose product is MSLKENLDSSPFPSSFLFGTASSSYQFEGAYLSDGKGLNNWDLFTHKPGNIMDGSNGDVAVDHYHRYLEDLNLMNYIGVNSYRFSISWARILPKGRFGSVNKAGINHYNKLINSLLVRGIKPFVTLTHYDIPQELENRYGAWLSPQVQEDFKYYADICFKHFGDRVKYWVTFNEPNVAVIRGYRSGLYPPSRCSSSFGNCSSGDSENEPFVAAHNIILSHAAAVDIYRTKYQKQQRGSIGIVMNAIWYEPISNSFEDKQAAERAQSFYMNWFLDPIILGKYPLEMQEILGSDLPVFSNHDQKKLKSGLDFIGVNHYTSFYIRDCMFSVCEQGPGSSKTEGFALRTALKDGIFIGKSTAVDWLYVYPQGMDKIVTYIKERYNSIPMFITENGFGENDKSDSPTEESLNDVNRVEYISGYLDTLAAALRKGADVRGYFLWSLLDNFEWTSGYTIRFGLHHVDYATLERTPRASAIWYKQFIANHTSPQEFSA
- the LOC18597114 gene encoding beta-glucosidase 47 isoform X4, which translates into the protein MKLSHLYHALFVLEMCFSLIMVLCNPVSLKENLDSSPFPSSFLFGTASSSYQFEGAYLSDGKGLNNWDLFTHKPGNIMDGSNGDVAVDHYHRYLEDLNLMNYIGVNSYRFSISWARILPKGRFGSVNKAGINHYNKLINSLLVRGIKPFVTLTHYDIPQELENRYGAWLSPQVQSGLYPPSRCSSSFGNCSSGDSENEPFVAAHNIILSHAAAVDIYRTKYQKQQRGSIGIVMNAIWYEPISNSFEDKQAAERAQSFYMNWFLDPIILGKYPLEMQEILGSDLPVFSNHDQKKLKSGLDFIGVNHYTSFYIRDCMFSVCEQGPGSSKTEGFALRTALKDGIFIGKSTAVDWLYVYPQGMDKIVTYIKERYNSIPMFITENGFGENDKSDSPTEESLNDVNRVEYISGYLDTLAAALRKGADVRGYFLWSLLDNFEWTSGYTIRFGLHHVDYATLERTPRASAIWYKQFIANHTSPQEFSA
- the LOC18597114 gene encoding beta-glucosidase 47 isoform X1, with protein sequence MKLSHLYHALFVLEMCFSLIMVLCNPVSLKENLDSSPFPSSFLFGTASSSYQFEGAYLSDGKGLNNWDLFTHKPGNIMDGSNGDVAVDHYHRYLEDLNLMNYIGVNSYRFSISWARILPKGRFGSVNKAGINHYNKLINSLLVRGIKPFVTLTHYDIPQELENRYGAWLSPQVQEDFKYYADICFKHFGDRVKYWVTFNEPNVAVIRGYRSGLYPPSRCSSSFGNCSSGDSENEPFVAAHNIILSHAAAVDIYRTKYQKQQRGSIGIVMNAIWYEPISNSFEDKQAAERAQSFYMNWFLDPIILGKYPLEMQEILGSDLPVFSNHDQKKLKSGLDFIGVNHYTSFYIRDCMFSVCEQGPGSSKTEGFALRTALKDGIFIGKSTAVDWLYVYPQGMDKIVTYIKERYNSIPMFITENGFGENDKSDSPTEESLNDVNRVEYISGYLDTLAAALRKGADVRGYFLWSLLDNFEWTSGYTIRFGLHHVDYATLERTPRASAIWYKQFIANHTSPQEFSA
- the LOC18597114 gene encoding beta-glucosidase 47 isoform X5 — encoded protein: MMMKQEDLNLMNYIGVNSYRFSISWARILPKGRFGSVNKAGINHYNKLINSLLVRGIKPFVTLTHYDIPQELENRYGAWLSPQVQEDFKYYADICFKHFGDRVKYWVTFNEPNVAVIRGYRSGLYPPSRCSSSFGNCSSGDSENEPFVAAHNIILSHAAAVDIYRTKYQKQQRGSIGIVMNAIWYEPISNSFEDKQAAERAQSFYMNWFLDPIILGKYPLEMQEILGSDLPVFSNHDQKKLKSGLDFIGVNHYTSFYIRDCMFSVCEQGPGSSKTEGFALRTALKDGIFIGKSTAVDWLYVYPQGMDKIVTYIKERYNSIPMFITENGFGENDKSDSPTEESLNDVNRVEYISGYLDTLAAALRKGADVRGYFLWSLLDNFEWTSGYTIRFGLHHVDYATLERTPRASAIWYKQFIANHTSPQEFSA
- the LOC18597114 gene encoding beta-glucosidase 47 isoform X6, producing the protein MNYIGVNSYRFSISWARILPKGRFGSVNKAGINHYNKLINSLLVRGIKPFVTLTHYDIPQELENRYGAWLSPQVQEDFKYYADICFKHFGDRVKYWVTFNEPNVAVIRGYRSGLYPPSRCSSSFGNCSSGDSENEPFVAAHNIILSHAAAVDIYRTKYQKQQRGSIGIVMNAIWYEPISNSFEDKQAAERAQSFYMNWFLDPIILGKYPLEMQEILGSDLPVFSNHDQKKLKSGLDFIGVNHYTSFYIRDCMFSVCEQGPGSSKTEGFALRTALKDGIFIGKSTAVDWLYVYPQGMDKIVTYIKERYNSIPMFITENGFGENDKSDSPTEESLNDVNRVEYISGYLDTLAAALRKGADVRGYFLWSLLDNFEWTSGYTIRFGLHHVDYATLERTPRASAIWYKQFIANHTSPQEFSA